One genomic window of Quercus robur chromosome 6, dhQueRobu3.1, whole genome shotgun sequence includes the following:
- the LOC126689564 gene encoding putative disease resistance protein RGA3, which yields MAENAYCIAGKIVELLGSLIYEELNLAWGVQSDLKKLECTVLAIKVVLLDAEEKQESDHRLNHWLGQLKDVLNDAENVLDEFQYQILQKEVLKRCRSTRKKVGYFFSGYNPLVFHFEMARKIKGIRERVDDISDLKAEFNLVAQLEDRKTTMYQRDMTHSFIPSQNVIGRDDDKEKIINLLMQHDVDGNVSVIPIVGSGGLGKTTIAKLVYNDEQVVRHFQLKMWVYVSEDFDVKRLITKILKSTVGIDENLSIDQLQMRLRERIKDKKFLLVLDDVSNEDHIKWIELKNLLLGGCNGSKIIVTTRNSSVATVMNIAESYNLDGLSQKDCLSLFVKLAFKEGEEEQYPNLLEIGKEIVKKCRGVPLAVNTLACLLYSKVDEHEWMSIRDNEIWHLNQKESGILPALILSYNQLPLHLKPCFAYCSIFPKDFVFNNLLLIQFWMAHGILQSPKDENLELEDVGNLYVKELLSRSFFQDVEQENILFFTFKMHDLIHDLALSIAKRKCSVVTKKSTLAAEVCHLSFLDNGQEVTTQLEKLSKVQTIIFQTDQSMSLLETCISRFKYLRVLDLKNSSFEVLPSSIGSLKHLRYLDLSFNHIIKQLPDSICKLHSLQTLLLENCHNLEWLPKGIGDIIKLRFFMVTTKHTCLSEKAVDCLSSLRSLWIWRCVNLKCVFEGMEEGRLTYLRTLVVGDCPSLTSLTLSIKHLTALETLIIRDCKELSLMEVVGEEDNQDLKLSLQNLMFFRLPKLEVLPQWLQGSANTLQLLWIGGCENFTALPEWLPCLKSLQTLWIDNCPKLSSLPEGMEKLTELLIYGCPNLSRKCREDRSCTTDCS from the coding sequence ATGGCTGAAAATGCCTATTGCATTGCAGGGAAGATCGTGGAGCTGCTTGGATCCCTTATTTATGAGGAGCTCAACTTAGCATGGGGCGTACAAAGCGATCTGAAAAAGCTTGAGTGCACCGTGTTAGCCATTAAGGTTGTACTCTTGGATGCTGAGGAGAAGCAAGAAAGTGACCATAGGCTGAACCATTGGCTAGGACAGCTCAAAGATGTCCTTAATGATGCAGAGAATGTCCTAGATGAATTTCAATATCAAATTCTGCAGAAGGAAGTACTGAAGAGATGCAGGAGCACTCGCAAAAAGGTGGGTTATTTCTTTTCTGGTTATAATCCACTTGTATTCCATTTTGAAATGGCACGTAAAATTAAGGGTATTAGGGAGAGGGTAGATGATATTTCAGATCTTAAGGCTGAATTCAATCTTGTTGCACAACTTGAAGATAGGAAGACAACAATGTACCAGAGGGACATGACCCACTCCTTTATTCCTTCTCAGAATGTCATCGGTAGGGATGATGACaaagaaaagataataaatCTTTTGATGCAGCATGATGTTGATGGAAATGTCAGTGTAATTCCTATAGTTGGGAGTGGAGGTTTGGGGAAGACCACAATTGCCAAGTTGGTGTATAATGATGAACAGGTGGTTAGacattttcaattgaaaatgtGGGTGTATGTGTCTGAGGATTTTGATGTTAAAAGATTGATAACAAAAATCCTCAAATCAACAGTTGGTATTGATGAGAATTTGAGCATAGATCAGTTGCAAATGCGTTTAAGAGAACGTATAAAAGATAAGAAATTTCTCCTTGTCTTAGATGATGTTTCGAATGAGGATCATATAAAATGGATTGAATTGAAAAATTTGTTACTTGGCGGTTGCAATGGAAGTAAAATCATAGTAACAACACGGAATAGCTCTGTTGCTACAGTTATGAACATTGCAGAATCTTACAATTTAGATGGACTATCCCAAAAGGATTGTTTGTCTTTGTTTGTGAAATTGGCATTTAAGGAAGGAGAAGAGGAACAATATCCAAACCTCTTAgaaattggaaaagaaattgTCAAAAAATGTAGAGGGGTTCCATTGGCAGTGAATACTTTAGCTTGCCTACTCTATTCAAAAGTTGATGAACATGAGTGGATGTCTATTAGAGATAATGAGATATGGCATTTAAATCAAAAGGAGAGTGGCATCTTACCTGCATTGATACTCAGTTACAATCAATTGCCATTACACTTGAAGCCATGTTTTGCATATTGTTCTATTTTCCCAAAGGATTTTGTATTCAATAATCTTCTCTTGATTCAATTTTGGATGGCACATGGAATTCTTCAATCACCTAAGGATGAAAATCTAGAGTTGGAAGATGTTGGAAACTTGTATGTGAAGGAGTTGTTGTCGAGATCTTTCTTTCAAGATGTTGAACAAGAAAATATCTtgttttttacctttaaaatgCATGATCTGATCCATGATCTTGCACTCTCAATTGCCAAAAGAAAGTGTTCAGTAGTGACCAAGAAGTCCACCCTTGCTGCAGAAGTTTGTCACCTGTCATTTTTAGACAATGGGCAAGAAGTTACAACACAATTAGAGAAGTTGAGCAAAGTTCAGACTATTATTTTCCAAACAGACCAATCCATGTCCTTACTTGAAACATGCATCTCAAGATTTAAGTACTTGCGGGTGCTTGACCTGAAAAATTCATCTTTTGAGGTGTTGCCAAGTTCTATCGGAAGTTTGAAACATTTGAGATATCTCGACCTATCATTTAATCACATAATCAAGCAACTTCCAGATTCCATTTGCAAGCTACACAGTTTGCAAACTTTACTGCTTGAAAATTGCCACAATCTTGAATGGTTGCCAAAAGGTATAGGGGACATAATCAAGCTCAGGTTTTTTATGGTTACAACAAAGCATACTTGCTTATCAGAGAAGGCAGTAGATTGCTTGAGTTCTCTTCGATCTTTGTGGATATGGAGATGTGTGAATCTAAAATGTGTGTTTGAAGGGATGGAGGAGGGCCGCCTCACCTATCTTCGAACATTGGTCGTTGGAGATTGTCCAAGTTTGACCTCTTTGACACTAAGTATCAAACACCTAACTGCCCTAGAGACCTTGATAATTAGGGATTGTAAAGAGCTTAGTTTGATGGAGGTAGTGGGAGAAGAAGACAATCAAGATCTCAAGTTGAGCCTCCAAAATTTAATGTTTTTCCGTTTACCAAAGTTGGAGGTCTTGCCCCAATGGCTCCAAGGATCTGCAAACACTTTACAGCTGCTATGGATTGGAGGATGTGAAAATTTCACAGCTTTGCCGGAGTGGTTGCCATGTTTGAAATCACTACAGACACTTTGGATTGACAATTGCCCTAAGTTGTCATCTCTACCGGAGGGGATGGAGAAACTAACAGAATTGTTGATATATGGTTGTCCTAATTTGAGTAGAAAATGTAGAGAAGATCGCTCATGTACCACAGATTGTTCTTGA